The DNA window GAGCTCGGTGGCTACATGGTGCTCAATTTTGCGGAAGGCGGCGTTGCCTACGACATCTCGGTGCCGCTCGCGCACAGCTCGAAATCATCGGACGCGAAGGTGGATTCGACGCTCGTGATCAATCCGGTGCTGCCGTCGTAAATGCGCGCCAGGCAAGGGAGGGAGCATCGGATCCGATCCCAAAAGTGGGTCCACGATTGGGTCCGATGCTTGTCTTATGATTTTCGCGTCCTGATCGAGCAAGATGAGGACACCGCCAGCGGGTCGCGAGCTCGCTGGCGGTGGGAGGGGACGGGTCGTTCCGACGCAGACCGGAGCGGGTCGAGCTAGAGTCAGACCGCCCCTCTCTTTTCCTCGTGGCCTGAACGGATACCCGGGCGTGATGGCCCGCATGACAAGCCAAGGACGCGGAAAAGATGGATCATCCTATACCACAGACCGCCGGCATCGACATTGCCAAAGATCAGCTCGATGTCTGTCTCTGCCCCGACGGGGCCACGCGCCACTTCCCCAACGACGCCAAAGGCCATCGCGCCCTCATCGCTTGGCTGGCCGCGTACGCCATTCAGCGCGTGGTCTTCGAGCCGACCGGCGCCTATCACCGCGGGCTGGAGCGCAGTCTTGCCAGTGCCGGCCTGCCGCTGGCGAAGATCAATCCCCGCCACGCCCGCCGCTTCGCGGAAGCCCTGGGACAGCTCGCCAAAACCGATCGGCTCGATGCGGCCCTGCTGGCGCGTTTTGGAGCCCTGCTCGAGCCTCCCACCCGGCCCGTGCTCAGTCCCACTCTGGATGCCATGAAGGAGCTGGTGGTGGCGCGGCAGGCGCTGATCAAGGACCGCACGGCCGCTCTCAACCGGCAGAAGGTGGTCCGCTCTCCCTTGTTGCGACGTCAGCTCGACCAGCGGCTGCGCCAGATAGTCCGCCACTTGGCTGCGGTCGACGCCCAACTTCTCAGCCTGTGTCAGGCGGATGCGGATCTCGCCCCGCGTCTGGCCATCCTCATGAGCATTCCCGGCATTGCTCAAGCCACGGCCGTGAGCCTGCTCGTCGAGATGCCTGAACTCGGCAGCCTCGATCAGAGCCAGGTGGCCAGCCTCGCCGGCTTGGCTCCGGTGGCGCGCGACAGCGGAACCTCGCGCGGTCGCCGCACGATCCGGGGCGGCCGCGCCCATCTGCGTCAGGCGCTGTACATGCCAGCGCTGGTGGCGGCCCGCTTCAATCCGGATCTGAAGGCCAAGTACCAGGCCCTGCTCGCGGCGGGCAAGCCGGCCAAGGTCGCCCTGACGGCCATCATGCGCAAGCTCATCATCCTGGCCAATGCGCTCTTGCGAGATCAGCGAAACTGGTCCCCAAAACCCGCTTGATCAATACGGATACTCTAGCGCAGCAGCATCGACAACAGACGGTTCATGCGCCCGCCGTAGGGCGGCCGCGTCATGCCGGCGCCGTTGAAGCGGGCCTGGTGGAAGACGGACCGCGCGTGGCTGAAGGTCCTGAACCCCGCCTCGCCGTGATAGGCCCCCATGCCGCTCGCGCCCACGCCGCCGAAGGGAAGCTCCTCCTGCACGCAGTGGAGCAGCGTATCGTTGATCGCGACGCCACCGGAGACGGTCCGGGCCAGCACGCGATTCACAAGCGTCCGGTCGCGGCCGAACAGATAGAGGGCGAGCGGATGCGGCCGGGCCACCATGAAGCGGCAGGCGGCGTCGACGTCATCGTAAGCGATCACCGGCAGGATCGGGCCGAAGATCTCCTCGCCCATGACGAGCGCATCGTCGGGCACGCCGGTCAGCACGACGGGGGCGATCTTGCGCCCGACCGGATCGAAGGTTTCGCCCGCCGGATTGATCTCCTGGATGCCGGCCCCGCGGGCCCGGGCGTCCGCCACGAGACGGTTCAAGCGCGTGTAGTGCCGCTCGCTCACGATGGCCGTGTAGTCGGGATTGCCCGCGAGCGACGGGTAGAGCCGTGAGACCGCCTGGCGATAGGCTGCCACAAAGGCCTCCCGGCTCTCGCGCGGCACGAGCACGTAGTCGGGCGCGATGCAGGTCTGCCCGGCGTTGAACAGCTTGCCCACGGCGATGCGCTCGGCCGCCTTGTCGATAGAGTAATCAGCCAGAACGAGGGCGGGCGACTTGCCGCCGAGCTCGAGCGTGACCGGCACCAGGTTCTCGGCCGCCGCCCGCATGACGTCGCGGCCGACCGCCGTCGAGCCGGTGAAGAGCAGGTGGTCGAGTTTCAATCGCGCAAAGGCCTTCGCCACGTCGGGCCCGCCCTGCACGACCACGACCTCGGCGGGCTCGAACACCTGGCCGACGACCTGCTCCAGCAAAGCGGACGTCCGCGGCGTGATTTCGGACGGCTTGATCATCACTCGATTGCCGGCCGCGAGCGCCCCGGCGAGCGGCGAGAGCGTAAGCTGGACCGGATAGTTCCAGGGGCCGATGATGCCCACCACGCCGAGCGGCTGATGGCGGACGGAGCCCCGGCCGGGCTGGAACATCCAGTCGATCGGCCGCCGCCGCGGCTTCATCCAGGTGCGAAAGTGCTTTCGCGCATGGCGCAGGGCCGCCACGACCGGATAGACGTCCGCGAGCTTCGTTTCGTGGACCGACCTGTGCCCGAAATCTGCCGCGACGGCTGCGGCGAAATCCTCAGCACGGCGGACGAGGGCCTTGGCGAGCGCGTCGAGACCTTCGGCCCGGCGCTCGGGCGTGAGAGGCCCGTGTTCGGCCAGGGCCACTCGCTGCGCCGCCAGGCAGGCCTGCAGTCGGTCTTTCACCGGGTTGGGGACGGCATCGTGCACGGTCTCGAGAAGCTCCACTTGATAGGCGTGATGATATGGCGGAGCTGGCGGCATTCTCAACATGGGGCCGGACGGGACGGATTGACGAAGCGGCCGGGATGGCAAGGATGGGCCTGACCCATCCAGCAGGAGCATGATGTTGAGCGGCCCCTCCCCCGTGCTGTCGATCCAGAACCTTTCCGTAGGGCTGCCCGCCCTGGCCGACCGGCAGCACGCGATCAGGGACCTGTCGCTCTCCATAAACCCAGGCGAGACCCTCTGCGTCGTGGGGGAATCCGGCTCCGGCAAGTCGATGACCGCCATGGCGACCATCGGACTCCTGCCGGCGGGCGTCCAGGTCCTATCGGGATCGATTCGGCTCGCGGGCCGCGATCTCCTGGCCCTCGACGAGGCCGGGTGGTGCGACGTGCGCGGCCGCGAGGTCGGCACCGTGTTCCAGGAGCCGATGACATCGCTCAACCCGGTGATGCGGGTGGCCGACCAGATCGCCGAGACGTTCCGCACCCACGGGCTCCTCACCGCGGCCGAGCGCGACCGGCGCGTGCTCGACCTCCTGGCCGAGGTCAACCTGCCGAACCCGGAGCTGATCGCCAAGGCCTATCCGCACGAACTCTCCGGCGGCCAGCGCCAGCGGGTCATGATCGCCATGGCGCTGGCCCTGGAGCCCAAGCTCCTGATCGCCGACGAGCCGACCACGGCCCTCGACGTGACCACCCAGGCCCAGGTCCTCAAGCTCATCGACAACCTGCGCCGCAAGAAAGGCACGGCCGTCCTGTTCATCACTCACGATTTCGGCGTAGTAGCGGAGATCGCCGACCGGGTCGCCGTGCTGCAGCAGGGCGAGCTCGTCGAGCAGGGAACCGCCGAGGAGGTGCTGACCCGCCCACGGCATCCCTACACGAAACGTCTCCTGGCCGCAGTACCCTCGCTGACGCCCCCTGCCCCGAAGCCGCTGGCCGGCCAGCCCATCGTCCTCAAGGTCGACGCCCTGACGAAGACCTATGGCGGGCGCGGCTTCCTGCGGAAGAGCCGCGAGGTCCAGGCCGCCGATGCGGTGAGCTTCGACATCCGCCGCGGCGAGACCCTGGGGCTCGTGGGCGAATCCGGCTCCGGCAAGTCGACGGTGGGGCGCTGCGTCCTGCGCCTGATCGAGCCGGACGGCGGCGCCATCGCGATCGGGGATCTCAGCTTCGGCACCCTGTCCCAGCGCGCTCTGCGCCCGCACCGGCGCCGGATCCAGATGGTGTTCCAGGACCCCTTCGCGTCCCTCAACCCGCGCCGCACCGTCGGGCGCATCATCGCCGAGGGGCCGATCACCCAGGGCGAGGATCCGGCCAGGGCCCTGGACGAAGCCCGGATCCTTCTGGACAAGGTCGGCCTGTCGGCGACGGCCGTCGAGCGCTATCCGCACGAGTTCTCCGGCGGCCAGCGCCAGCGGATCGGCATCGCCAGGGCGCTCGCCATGAAGCCGGACGTCCTGGTGGCCGACGAGGCCGTCTCGGCCCTCGACGTGTCGGTCCAGGCGGAAATTCTCAAGCTGATCCGGGGGCTGCAGGACGAGCTCGGTCTTGCCATTCTCTTCATCACCCACGATCTGCGGGTGGCCGCCCAGATCTGCGACCGCGTGGCAGTCATGCAAAAAGGTCGGATTGTGGAGATGGCCGAAACCGCGCAACTCTTCGCCCATCCGCGCGACGCGTATACGCGCCAGCTCCTGGCCGCAGTGCCGGGCATGAACACAATGATTTAGGGAGACGAAACCCGTGAACGATCAGGTCAGCGCGAGCCTCGCGCCCAACATGGTGTTCCAGAATCTCATCGGCGGGCGCGAGCGCCCCGCCTCGGACGGACTCACCCTCGACGTGCTCTCGCCGATCGACGGGTCGCTGCTCGCCCGGATCGCCGCCGGAACCGCCCAGGACATCGACGAGGCCGTGTCGGCGGCCCGTTCCGCCCTCGAGGGCTCCTGGGGCCAGCTCACCGCGACGGAGCGCGGGCGCCTGCTCATGAAGTTTGCGAGCGCTGTCGAGGCCCATGCGGAGGAGCTCGCCATCCTGGAGAGCCGCGACAACGGCAAGCCCCTGCGCCAGTCCCGGGCCGACGCCATCGCACTCGCCCGCTATTTCGAATTCTACGGCAGCGCCGCCGACAAGCTGCACGGGGATGTGATCCCCTATCTCAACACCCATTACATCGGCGTCGAGCGGGTGCCGCACGGGGTG is part of the Microvirga terrae genome and encodes:
- a CDS encoding IS110 family transposase, yielding MDHPIPQTAGIDIAKDQLDVCLCPDGATRHFPNDAKGHRALIAWLAAYAIQRVVFEPTGAYHRGLERSLASAGLPLAKINPRHARRFAEALGQLAKTDRLDAALLARFGALLEPPTRPVLSPTLDAMKELVVARQALIKDRTAALNRQKVVRSPLLRRQLDQRLRQIVRHLAAVDAQLLSLCQADADLAPRLAILMSIPGIAQATAVSLLVEMPELGSLDQSQVASLAGLAPVARDSGTSRGRRTIRGGRAHLRQALYMPALVAARFNPDLKAKYQALLAAGKPAKVALTAIMRKLIILANALLRDQRNWSPKPA
- a CDS encoding coniferyl aldehyde dehydrogenase — its product is MHDAVPNPVKDRLQACLAAQRVALAEHGPLTPERRAEGLDALAKALVRRAEDFAAAVAADFGHRSVHETKLADVYPVVAALRHARKHFRTWMKPRRRPIDWMFQPGRGSVRHQPLGVVGIIGPWNYPVQLTLSPLAGALAAGNRVMIKPSEITPRTSALLEQVVGQVFEPAEVVVVQGGPDVAKAFARLKLDHLLFTGSTAVGRDVMRAAAENLVPVTLELGGKSPALVLADYSIDKAAERIAVGKLFNAGQTCIAPDYVLVPRESREAFVAAYRQAVSRLYPSLAGNPDYTAIVSERHYTRLNRLVADARARGAGIQEINPAGETFDPVGRKIAPVVLTGVPDDALVMGEEIFGPILPVIAYDDVDAACRFMVARPHPLALYLFGRDRTLVNRVLARTVSGGVAINDTLLHCVQEELPFGGVGASGMGAYHGEAGFRTFSHARSVFHQARFNGAGMTRPPYGGRMNRLLSMLLR
- a CDS encoding ABC transporter ATP-binding protein; protein product: MLSGPSPVLSIQNLSVGLPALADRQHAIRDLSLSINPGETLCVVGESGSGKSMTAMATIGLLPAGVQVLSGSIRLAGRDLLALDEAGWCDVRGREVGTVFQEPMTSLNPVMRVADQIAETFRTHGLLTAAERDRRVLDLLAEVNLPNPELIAKAYPHELSGGQRQRVMIAMALALEPKLLIADEPTTALDVTTQAQVLKLIDNLRRKKGTAVLFITHDFGVVAEIADRVAVLQQGELVEQGTAEEVLTRPRHPYTKRLLAAVPSLTPPAPKPLAGQPIVLKVDALTKTYGGRGFLRKSREVQAADAVSFDIRRGETLGLVGESGSGKSTVGRCVLRLIEPDGGAIAIGDLSFGTLSQRALRPHRRRIQMVFQDPFASLNPRRTVGRIIAEGPITQGEDPARALDEARILLDKVGLSATAVERYPHEFSGGQRQRIGIARALAMKPDVLVADEAVSALDVSVQAEILKLIRGLQDELGLAILFITHDLRVAAQICDRVAVMQKGRIVEMAETAQLFAHPRDAYTRQLLAAVPGMNTMI